In Anopheles ziemanni chromosome X, idAnoZiCoDA_A2_x.2, whole genome shotgun sequence, the genomic window TTACACAATATTACGACTTTCTTACGAGTAGGTGTTGGTTAGTACCGGCGCTTCGGGCATACGGTGTGTACATTGTTTCGAGCGGAACCGAACCAACCCGGGAACCGGTGAACCTGGTGGTTGGCTTTCCTCCTCATTGCACTCGCTTCATGGCATGGCATTCGGTTCCGCTCAGGGGTTTCCCCGGGGGTCGatatgtgtttttattttgtttccccGTGTTCCGTGAAGATCTGGCGGGCACTTGGTGGCGGGACCAGCGTTTCGAGGTTCTGCCgttgaaccaaaacaaaaacagaaacacaaaACGGGGCCGGTTATACCACTACGTGCTAAAATGATCATACCATCTAAAAAGCTTTCTCTAGGTAAAACGTTTTTCCTCGTGGGTGCATAACCTCGATGCCGAGGCTCGGTTGTTGAGTGTTGGGAGTTCCGAGCGGCCCCTAAACGACGCTCGGAAGGACAAGTTAGAGATAAAGGGTGTCGGCGGATGTTGTGCTGGTGGTTTCGGGATCGAACCTCCCCAGCACCCGAACGGTCCACCATTCGGACAGGAGATGCCGCCGGAGGTGCCGCAGCAACTCGCCACGACCCAGCATATCCTGCCGGCAGATGATACACTCGGACGTGGCCCACGCTACGGTTCGCGCCGGACGGACCGTTGGAGTGACGGACGCCGGTGCGTTTTGCAGACTGAGCGGCAGATGTGGTAAGATCACCGACAGGCAGCCAGGCGTCGGTCCAACCGTGCGCTGGAAGTGGAATGGTAGGATGCAGGTAAGAGcttctcttcctctctctctttctccccaACCCCCTTCGCTACGCTACCGGACCGCTTCACTCGCTTTCGGTACAATACTTGCTAGGTAATCGCTCAGTGTCGGGCCGGTTCTATCGGTTGGATCAGTGGTGGATGTTGATGGCGGCCTACCGGGTCCTATCGAGCCGCACGCTGGAGGAGCCGTCCGCCGTTGGTATGCGATCTTTTGCTCCACGAGTTGtttgagtttattttctttctgtcAATACTGCGCTCCCCCCGGTTGATTGTAGTTTTATGGCGGGTTCAGCGGGCCGAATGGTGCAGGATCCAGAGagttgcaaaaacaaacgaaaacagaaataacaaTGAAGCATGTCATAATTTTTGTCTCAGCGTATACACAACCGTCAGGCGCTTTTGTAGTTAGAAAACGCTTCGAATACGGAATAGCTCCCCGGTGCAACTCCTTCTGCATCCTTACCTCTAAGTGACTTTTGGCATGCAGCGTCCACTCTTCCCTGTTGCTGAACATTCGGCCGCACAGTTCACAGTTCCACGATAGcggatggtgctgctgctgttggatgACATTGTGGCCGCTGTGCTGCGCTGCGTCGGATGcagcctgctgctgctgctggctggAAGGAACGACCGCCTGCTGCTGTTGAGTTATTTGTGAATTGTGCTGATGTGGCTGATGCTGggcttgttgttgctgctgctgctgctgttgttgggcCGCAATGTTATTGACCACGTTGGTCAGCGTTTGAGTAGCTAGCGCCTGGTGGTCGACCAGCATGCTGGGCTTATTGTCTTCGGTTTTGAactcttctttttttgctAAAATCGAATCGGGTAGGGAAAGGGAGCAGGAAGGAAGGGCGGATAGGTGTAAGCGGCGGGGACGAATCACACGGGTACGGCACAGATTGAGGGAcagaggaggaagaagaagaaatagtaTGAATTAGCATAACACAGGCCCGCCAGACGCGCGCCCCAAAGTCGAACCCGAAGAGCCGAAGCCTCAAAACCTCCGCAACCACAAGGGGCTGGGAGGACAAGGGTGTtgttggggggaggggggcgggGAGCGGGGTTTGTTTGGGGGGTAGAGTGAGCTCACTCTAGTCGAGATTCAAACCTATCGTGAGCGTCCGGTTCTGACGCTTGCCCAAGGGCGCTATGTTCGTCGGGGTGACGTGCTTGAACTTGTTCATGTGTATCACCAGCTTGTCGCGGCGCGCGAACGCCCGATCGCACACCTCGCAGACGTACGGCTTCTCGCCGGTGTGGATGCGCATGTGGATCGTGAGCTTGTCCTTGCGGGCCAGCCCCTTGCCGCACACGGTACACTCGAAGACCGGCTTGGGTGGGCCGGCAGGTGCGGCGGTGGCCCCGGTATCCGTGTTGGTCGTTGCGTTGGCTGCTTTCGCCTTGCTCGACTGGCCCTTGCGTCCCGTGGAGGACGTGCCCGAGGAGGCCGACGCGGACGACTGCTGGACCTGCTGGAGCGCCTTCAGCCGGGTGGCGGGATGCATGGAGCCGCCCTCTGCGTACGGCTCTGTAAAAGGTATCAGATTAGGGCGGGGTATGTTGGGCGGAATCTCCGGTGACCTGGGCGGCCCGGATGTGTGGCGCGGCAAGCGTTGCGATACAGacaaaaatcatcatcatcatcatcatcatcaacattatcatccacggcggcggcggcggcggcggcggcagcgacAGAAGGTAAGAAGACCCGTTCgtgcggaaaaggaaaacagattGCGTGTGGTTAGATATAATCTAGCAGTATCGGACAGGACGATGTACCAATTCCCCAAACTTTGAAGAACGCGTACTCCACCTTCAAAGCCCATACCGACGTCATCCGGCACGGTGAAggtgctgctgccgctgctactactactgctgctgctcccggcggcggcggcggtggcggtggtggcggcggcagtTGTAGtcgcagcggcagcagcagccgaaACCGCTGCAGACTCGCCGGTCGCACTGGCGAGCGAACCGGCGTTGATCTGCGGCACTTTGATTGTGCTTGCGTAGTGGCTGACGGTCGGGTTCGGCAGGGCCGAGGGCGTACTTCCGGGAGGCAGCTGGTGCGcgtgttgctggtgctgctgctgggttggaggcgcctggtgttgcTGATGTTGGTAGGCGTGACTGTCGTGGCTGGTTTTCGCTTT contains:
- the LOC131290731 gene encoding uncharacterized protein LOC131290731 is translated as MRVVSATINFQDGTVNVDEMTPAQKNAYLEAHMAVQQQMAQAALQLQQQHHQQQLQQHQQHLQHQQQQLQQQQQQQQQQQQQQQQQQQQQQQHHYASTIKVPQINAGSLASATGDSTFTVPDDVGMGFEGGVRVLQSLGNWSPEIPPNIPRPNLIPFTEPYAEGGSMHPATRLKALQQVQQSSASASSGTSSTGRKGQSSKAKAANPVFECTVCGKGLARKDKLTIHMRIHTGEKPYVCEVCDRAFARRDKLVIHMNKFKHVTPTNIAPLGKRQNRTLTIEEFKTEDNKPSMLVDHQALATQTLTNVVNNIAAQQQQQQQQQQAQHQPHQHNSQITQQQQAVVPSSQQQQQAASDAAQHSGHNVIQQQQHHPLSWNCELCGRMFSNREEWTLHAKSHLEY